The nucleotide sequence TTCAGGTCATCCTTTGACAGCTCCCCCAGTCAGAGAACTGCTAATTGATCGATAAAATAATAGGCCAACAATCAAAGGTGGTAGTAAAGATAAAATGATGACTGCAGAAGCTACCCCCCACTTCACTCCTCCTCCGCTTGCCGAGAAAAAGAAGGATGCTCCAATCGTTATAGGTGTAGCTGATTTTGTAGTCAGCATCAGCCCAAACAGAAATTCATTCCAAGCATAGACGAACCCTAGAACAGATGAAGAAGCAATTGCCGCAACAGACAGTGGCAGGATGATCCGCAGTATGATTGAGAGGGTCGATGCACCATCAACCCTGGCAGCATCATCCAGTTCTTCAGGTATGTTTCGCAATGTTGACGATAGCAGAGCCAACGTCAGGGGCAGATTGATGATGCACATGATTAGTGCCAGGCCCAACAACATATCAAGTAGGCCCACGGCCTGAAACATCATGTAGAGGGGGATGGCAAAAATGATCAATGGTAGGGCTCGCAGGTTTAGCACGAAGGGCAACAACCAGTTTCGACAAAGCCAGTTCTGACGATGACATAAGCCGCTGGAAAAGCCGGCAAGAGGGTGAAAAATGCTCCTAATGCAGAGATGACCAAGGAATTCCAAAGAAAATGTAAAATATCAAATCGGTCAGCCATCTCAAAAATGAGAAGGGATCGACCGATACGCTGTGTAGAGGATCAACAACGCAAAAGGTGTCCACTGTAGAATTTCAATCGTGACCAGAGTTAGGAAAGTGTTCTCAGTCCCTAGAAAAGCAGGACTGTCACCCACCCACTCCCAGAGGTAATAGAGGACCACTCCAACGAATTCGTGCAAGATCAGCCGGTACATTAGACCAATGAGAGCTGGTGCGACCATCATGAGCGCCATCAAAACGGCCATTAGCCAAGGATGACGA is from SAR324 cluster bacterium and encodes:
- a CDS encoding ABC transporter permease subunit, which translates into the protein MPFVLNLRALPLIIFAIPLYMMFQAVGLLDMLLGLALIMCIINLPLTLALLSSTLRNIPEELDDAARVDGASTLSIILRIILPLSVAAIASSSVLGFVYAWNEFLFGLMLTTKSATPITIGASFFFSASGGGVKWGVASAVIILSLLPPLIVGLLFYRSISSSLTGGAVKG